In Polyangiaceae bacterium, the genomic window ATGCAGCTCCGCGTGTCCACCGTCAGCTCGCTGGGATTCGTGCGGAATTTCCCAGCGATTTGGCGCGGTGAGTACCACGACCCGAACATCGTCTTCGACTACCTGGTGGACGCCGTCAGCATCGAGATGGACCCGCCCACGGTGTTCCAGATCGGCGGAGATCCTCAGGGAGAGCGCGCCCGCGTGGCGGCTCGGGTATCTCGTGAGCCAATCCGCCTGGTCGATTTCTACGCGCCGCCGAGCGCCAGCTAGGCAGAGACCGGTCAGCGCGATTTCGCTGTGAACCTCGCGCGGTTCCGCGGCATCATTGCCGAGGTGCTCGAAGCGTCGAAATTGCGCGTCACGCTGCTCGGCCTGTCGACGGTCCTGTTCGTGGCTCCCGGCGTGGTCGCCGACGTGCCGCCGGAGGACGCGCGCTTGTCGTGTCGGCGTGAGGCCGCCCCAGGACGAGTCTTGTGCGAGCTCGAGGTCGAGGTCACCCGCGGCCGGTTGGCCTGGGCGGATGCGCTGGTCGAGCGCACCCCGGAGTTTGCCCGTCCGCTGCGCACGCGCGTCGGACCAGGCAGCGCGGCCGGAGGTACGGCACGCAGGCTGCGACTGCCGCTGGTGCTGGCGGCCACGGCGACGGGTAGCGGGGAGCTCGGCGTGCGCGCGCGCTACGTCGCCTGCGCCCCGACCGGGGAGGGGCGAGAGCTTTGCTCTCCGAGCTCGCGCGTCGTCAGCGCGCGGGTCGAGGTGGGCAGCACGGACTCGCCGAAGCGTTGATGGCACGCAGACTGATGCGCATGGCGGAGCTCGAGCGCCTGTCGGGCGTGCCTCGGGAGACCATCCACTACTACCTGCGAGAGGGCCTCCTGCCGGCGCCGACCCGGCAAGGCAAGACGCAGGCACTGTACGACGACTCCCACCTCGAACGGCTGCGGTTGGTGCGGCAGCTGCGCGAAGAAAAGTACTTGCCAGTCGCGGTGATCCGCAGCGTTCTTCGAGCAGGGCTCGAACGCCCCCCGAGCCGCGACCTGGATACCCTGGCGGACGTGCTGCGGATCGATCCCCACCTGGGTGGCGAGCCGGCTCCGGCTCCGGTCGTCGACCAGGAGGTCGCGCGGGTGGCCCAGGACCTGGGGCTGCTGATGGCCGGAGAGAGCAGCGCCGATCCGACCGTTGCGCGGGTGCTCGGCACGGTGGCCGAGGTCGTCGCCCTGGAAGGTCTGACGCGAGAGCTGACGCTCGAAGACCTGCGGGTCAGCGCGACCGCCGTCGGGGCGTTGGTCGAGGCGGAGGCAGCGGTGTTCTTCGACGCGGTGATTCGGCGCGGAGAGATGAGCGAAGCCGTCGTGGCGCTGCGTGCGGGGCGCGCGCCGGTCGCCCGCTTCATCGCGGCCTACCGAGACTTGATGCTGCGGCGCATCGTGGACGCGCTGATCTCGGCGGTGCAGAGCGCGTCGGCTCGGGTCGAGCAGGCGAGCCCCCTCCCGCTCGGTTCCGAGCTCGCGGCGCGGCTCGGCGCCGACGAGCACCGAGCGAAGCTCGCCGCCGGCGCGCTGCAGGGCGATTTCGCCCAAGCCAACGACCTGGCGTGGCACCTGTTCGCCGTGGGCCCGGCGCGCGACCTCGGACGGCTGCCGGCGGAGTCGCTCAGGCCGCGCGCGGAGCTGCTCGCAGCGTGGAGCAACCAGGCGGAGCCGGACCAGATCGACCGAATCCTGTCGCGCGCGGGTAGCTTCCCCCTCGGGGAGGTGCTGGCGGCCGAGCGCGCCCTGTCGAACGCCCTCGCGCACGGGCAGGCCGGGGCGAGCGTGCTCGAGGGGGTGGTCCCGGCGCTCGGGAGGCTGTTCCGGGCCGACCCCGGCAACGACGCCGATCCGCTGGCGTCGGCGCTGGCGTTCCTGCGTCGCGGCCTGGTCGGGCTCGCCTTGCCCCGGGCCTTGGGCCGTGGATCGAGCGCGGTGAGCGACCTCGAGTCGGCGATCGGTGTGGTTCTGAGCGCGCCGGGGCGGCTGCATCCTGCGGCGCACGCTCGCATCGAGGGCAACGCGCGCCTCGCGCTCGGGCGTCATCTGCTCGGCGTGGGGCGCTTGGCCGAGGGCCGAGCGCAGCTCGCGCGGGCGGTCGCGCTCGATCCGACGGGGCCGATTGGCCAGAGCGCGGAGAGCACCCTCGCCGAGGCCCCGCCCGAGATCTTGGCCGCGCGCGAGCGCGCGAGGTAATCGGCGGAAATGCGGCTTCCGGGTCGTCTCTCGGCGACCACCCTCGGCGACCTCCTCGGGCTCGTCCACCGCGACCGGGCTTCGGGCGTGCTCGAGCTGATAGAGCTCGACGGTGCGACGCGCGGCCGCGCGCACCGCGTCCACTTCTCTCGAGGTTTGGTGTCGCGCGTCGAGACGTCGCTCTCCGTGGCTCGGGTGGGCGAGATCCTGAAGCAACAGGGCTTCGTCGGCGACGAAGCGCTCCGGCGCCTGACCCGGGAGCTGACGCGAGCGCCGGGACGGCGAGCCGGCGAGATCCTGCTGGAAGACCCTCAGCTCAGCGAGAACGCCTTGAACGCAGCGCTGCGGCGGCAGCTCCGGCAACGACTCGACGCGTTGTTTCGGCTGGCCGACGCCGAGATTCGCTTCCGTGTGGCGCGGCCGGAGAACGAGCGCAACATCCCGCTGTCGCCCCGAGAGTTCCTCCACGGCCGGCCGCGCCGGCGTGACGCCGGAGCTCGGGCGAACGGCGCCCGTCCCAACGCCGGCCGAGAACGGGCCCGCGCCGAGGCGCTGGCAGTGCTCGGCCTGGGAGGAGCCGCGACCCGTGACGCGGTCCAACGCGCGTTCCGCACGCTGGCCTCGGCGGTGCATCCGGATCGCCACCCCGAAGCCAGCGCGGAGGAGCGCGCGGTGCTGCTCAAGCGCTTCGCCGAGCTCAGCGCCGCGTATCACCTGCTGGTGGCGTGAACGTTTCGCCAGCGGTGCAGGAGCCCGGGCAACGCGCGGATCTCCTCGAGCAGAGCGTCGGGCCTCGCGCGCTCGAGCAGCGCTCTGGGTGCGATGTTGCCGGCCACGCCGACGCTGCGTGCTCCGGCGCGGCGTGCGCACTCGATGTCCTGCGGGCCGTCACCCACCAAAACCATGTCTCCCGGCGCAAAGCCGAGCCGCTCCCCCAGCGCGAGCAGCGGCTCCGGGTCGGGCTTCTTCTGCGCTTGATCGCCGCCGGCCGAGAGCGCCGCGAAGTAGCCGCGGAGGCCCAGCGCGTCGAGAACGCGGAGCGTGGTCTGGCGCGGCTTGTTGGTGCAGAGCGCCAGGGGCAACCCCGCCGCCAGCGTGTCGAGCACGGCAATGGCGCCCGGCACGAGCGTGGTGTGAACCACCGCGTGCGCGGCGTAATAGTCGAGGAAGGCCTGCAAGAAGGGCTCGAGCCGAGCGTCGTCCTCGCGCAAACCCGCGGCCCGGGCCATCAGCGTGCGCGCGCCGTCTCCGATGAAGCTCGTCACCAGCTCGTCCGGCAGCCCGGGCCGGCCGTGCTCCAGGAGCGCGTGGTTCGTGGCGCAGACGATGTCCGCGCGCGAGTCCACCAGCGTGCCGTCCAGGTCGAAGACAATCAGCATGCGTTCGAAGTCTTGCCGGAGAAGATCACGCCGGAGGGCGGCGATCAGAGGTCCTCTGGACGCCGGCAGTGGTGTCGGCATCTACCGCGAGAGCTCAGCTCCCAGCGTGACGCCAGACGGCGCGGCCCACGAAGAACGGACCCATCTTCTCCATGAACTCCGCGGTCTGCCGCGTGCGTCGCATGGCCTGGACCACGTGCGAGAGCGGGAACAGCTCCTTGCCCACGAGACCGATCACGAACTCGTTGTCGTTCTCGTCCAGCCCATGGCAGGCGAGGCGCACGTCGTGGGCCAGATCGGCTTCGCCGTAGGCCCTACCGATGCCGCCGTGCTCGCGCATGATGCCGCCACGCTCCTTCGGGTCGAGCCGCTCGAAGGCGCCCTTGCGGCGGAGCGGGTACCAGACGGCCCAGGGCCAAGCCTGGTTGAGCACGGTCTGCTTCGGGCGCTCGATCAACCAGAAGGCCAGGTCCTGCTCGAAGCCGGTCGAGTAGCTCCGACCGAGCATGGTGAGCTCGGGACGCATCCTGAGCCCCACGAGGCCCTCGTCCGAGCACGCGGGTCGAACCTTGGTCACGAAGTCAGAAGGATTCTCCGAGAAACCGAGCACCGCGATGCCGTAGGGATGGTTCACGTCTTCGTAGATGACCGAGGGCATGCCGGCGGCCTCTAGCCGCGCTCCGAGCCGCGCAATCGCCGTCTCGGGCCCGAGAGTCGGACCGCACTCGAAGCACAGGAGCTGCATGAAGACGCGGCGGTCGAGCAGCTGCGGCTCACCGTCGCGTGGCGCGCCGCGTTCGCGCAGGTCGATGGGGGGTGACTCCGGGGCTCCGTGGCTCATGCGCACGGTCGTAGCTCAAAAGGCTCGTTCCGGGCAGTCCCGAAGCTCGCCGATTTCGGCGTCCGCGCGAGACACCCGACAAATCCGTGTCTAGACTCGGGCGCCCTCCCGACCGGTGTGCCGCCATGCGACCTGGTGACGAGACTCTTGCTCACCCACTGCCTGCAGGAATGCGCGACCTGCTCCCGGACGAGAGCCGGGCGCTGTCCTGGTTGGGGCGAGACCTGCTCGAGACGTTCGAGCTCCACGGTTACCAGCGCGTGACGGTGCCGGTGTTCGAGTACGCCGCGGTGCTCGAGCGCGGGCTTGGCGCCCTCGATCCGCGCGAGGTCTTGCGCTTCGTGGAGCCGGAGTCCGGGGAGGTCGTGGCCCTGCGCCCCGACATGACTCCGCAGATCGCCCGGCTCACCGCCACCCGCCTCGGCGCGCTGCCGGGCCCGGCTCGACTCTCCTACGAGGGCTCGGTGGTGCGCCTGCGGCGGGAGCGCGCGCGCAAGCACCGGCAGATCCCCCAGGCTGGTATCGAGCTCATCGGCAGCGCCGCGCCACAGGGGGACTTCGAGGTGCTCGAGGTCGCCTGCGCCGCCCTGGGCCGGGCCGGGCTGCGGCGCTACGTGCTCGATCTCGGTCACGCGCGCGTCGCCGGGGCGTTGCTCGAGCCGGTGCCTGAGCGGGACCGGCCAGCCCTGGTGGAGGCGCTCGGACAGAAGGACCCGCTCGAGCTCGAGCGGCGCGCGCGGGCTCTCGGGCTCGACGCAGGTCTGGTGCGAGCGCTCGCCGGCCTCTCCGAGCTGCACGGCGGCGCGGAGGTCTGGCCGCGGGCCGAGCGCCTGCTGGCCGGAACGGCCGCCAGCGCCGGCCTCGCGGAGCTCGAGCGCGCCTGGCGGTTCGCTTCGGAGCGGGGCCTGGCCCCCGAGATCAGCGTCGATCTCGGCGAGGTGCGTGACCTGGGTTACTACACCGGCGTGACCTTCCAAATGCTCGCGGAGGGGCCCGGAGCGGCCATCGGAGCCGGCGGGCGCTACGACCGCTTGCTCGAGCAGTTCGGGGCGCCGCGTCCCGCCGCCGGCTTCGCGGTCGCCCTCGACCACCTGAGCTGGGCCCTGGGCGAGAAGCGCTCTGCCGAGCGGCTGCGGGTGCTGGTCAGCGGGCCCGCTCCGGCGGACGTGCTCGCTGCGCTGCGGGCCGCGGGCGTCGCCTGCGCCGCGGCTCCCGAAGCAGCGTGGGCGCACGCGGAGGCGTGGCATTTCAGCCACGTGCTCGAGCTCGGCGAGCCGAGCGCGCGCCTAAGCCGGATTCGAGGCGGCGCCGCGGAAGTGCTCTCGAGCGGTGATCCCAGCGCTCTGGCCGCGAGCATCGCGGCTTTGGCCATTCAGAAGGACGACAATCAATGACTGCGGTTGTGATCGTGGGTGCGCAGTGGGGCGACGAGGGCAAAGGTAAGATCGTCGACTACTACACCGAATCGGCCCAGGTCGTGGTGCGCTACGCC contains:
- a CDS encoding MerR family transcriptional regulator codes for the protein MARRLMRMAELERLSGVPRETIHYYLREGLLPAPTRQGKTQALYDDSHLERLRLVRQLREEKYLPVAVIRSVLRAGLERPPSRDLDTLADVLRIDPHLGGEPAPAPVVDQEVARVAQDLGLLMAGESSADPTVARVLGTVAEVVALEGLTRELTLEDLRVSATAVGALVEAEAAVFFDAVIRRGEMSEAVVALRAGRAPVARFIAAYRDLMLRRIVDALISAVQSASARVEQASPLPLGSELAARLGADEHRAKLAAGALQGDFAQANDLAWHLFAVGPARDLGRLPAESLRPRAELLAAWSNQAEPDQIDRILSRAGSFPLGEVLAAERALSNALAHGQAGASVLEGVVPALGRLFRADPGNDADPLASALAFLRRGLVGLALPRALGRGSSAVSDLESAIGVVLSAPGRLHPAAHARIEGNARLALGRHLLGVGRLAEGRAQLARAVALDPTGPIGQSAESTLAEAPPEILAARERAR
- a CDS encoding DnaJ domain-containing protein, with the protein product MRLPGRLSATTLGDLLGLVHRDRASGVLELIELDGATRGRAHRVHFSRGLVSRVETSLSVARVGEILKQQGFVGDEALRRLTRELTRAPGRRAGEILLEDPQLSENALNAALRRQLRQRLDALFRLADAEIRFRVARPENERNIPLSPREFLHGRPRRRDAGARANGARPNAGRERARAEALAVLGLGGAATRDAVQRAFRTLASAVHPDRHPEASAEERAVLLKRFAELSAAYHLLVA
- a CDS encoding HAD-IA family hydrolase, which gives rise to MLIVFDLDGTLVDSRADIVCATNHALLEHGRPGLPDELVTSFIGDGARTLMARAAGLREDDARLEPFLQAFLDYYAAHAVVHTTLVPGAIAVLDTLAAGLPLALCTNKPRQTTLRVLDALGLRGYFAALSAGGDQAQKKPDPEPLLALGERLGFAPGDMVLVGDGPQDIECARRAGARSVGVAGNIAPRALLERARPDALLEEIRALPGLLHRWRNVHATSR
- a CDS encoding chlorite dismutase family protein; translation: MSHGAPESPPIDLRERGAPRDGEPQLLDRRVFMQLLCFECGPTLGPETAIARLGARLEAAGMPSVIYEDVNHPYGIAVLGFSENPSDFVTKVRPACSDEGLVGLRMRPELTMLGRSYSTGFEQDLAFWLIERPKQTVLNQAWPWAVWYPLRRKGAFERLDPKERGGIMREHGGIGRAYGEADLAHDVRLACHGLDENDNEFVIGLVGKELFPLSHVVQAMRRTRQTAEFMEKMGPFFVGRAVWRHAGS
- the hisZ gene encoding ATP phosphoribosyltransferase regulatory subunit, which codes for MRDLLPDESRALSWLGRDLLETFELHGYQRVTVPVFEYAAVLERGLGALDPREVLRFVEPESGEVVALRPDMTPQIARLTATRLGALPGPARLSYEGSVVRLRRERARKHRQIPQAGIELIGSAAPQGDFEVLEVACAALGRAGLRRYVLDLGHARVAGALLEPVPERDRPALVEALGQKDPLELERRARALGLDAGLVRALAGLSELHGGAEVWPRAERLLAGTAASAGLAELERAWRFASERGLAPEISVDLGEVRDLGYYTGVTFQMLAEGPGAAIGAGGRYDRLLEQFGAPRPAAGFAVALDHLSWALGEKRSAERLRVLVSGPAPADVLAALRAAGVACAAAPEAAWAHAEAWHFSHVLELGEPSARLSRIRGGAAEVLSSGDPSALAASIAALAIQKDDNQ